Proteins encoded by one window of Salmo trutta chromosome 17, fSalTru1.1, whole genome shotgun sequence:
- the LOC115152257 gene encoding ras association domain-containing protein 10-like: protein MEQEECKVSVWVCREEKLVSGLSKRTTCADVLKVLLEDQNLQQGASAAMQSGTPQSYCIVEKWRGFERILPNKTKILRLWSAWGDEQENVRFVLVKNEASLPNNGPRSAEARVVQSKDNPCVFKGAAKTTMAFSQEKQRRIVRKAFRKLDKINKKREETFPKDKSSVEKLETLVHLVISQDHTIRQQIQRIKELDRDIERYEAKVHFDRIKRHGINYVQDTYMVESSVEADPIEDVPRSAEAIAQFEEYARRCEEVLRLQEELTEREALMECITGEIQEELNQRWMKRRQGELSGKDTESIGESVDIPVAAVAPQPASQSGAAAPEPDVNSLSENDLVLEGKIIKTKLDTSLYIGLRLNTDLEAVKGDLDLSQELWDAKEKELTDLLAKMHSMNLNKEKLPEADKEHSGVTETDMLPSLEKSSGWVEQTRGLSKTCDMNDEDSDTGLSSMHSQDSDNTPVCESLV, encoded by the coding sequence ATGGAGCAGGAAGAATGCAAGGTATCAGTATGGGTCTGCCGGGAGGAGAAGCTGGTCTCGGGGCTGTCCAAACGCACCACCTGCGCGGATGTTCTAAAAGTTCTACTGGAGGACCAAAACTTGCAGCAAGGTGCGTCAGCGGCGATGCAGTCCGGGACCCCCCAGTCTTACTGCATAGTGGAGAAATGGAGAGGCTTTGAGAGGATTTTACCCAATAAAACCAAAATCCTGCGTCTCTGGAGCGCCTGGGGAGATGAGCAGGAAAACGTGAGGTTTGTGTTGGTGAAGAATGAGGCATCGTTACCAAACAACGGACCCAGGAGCGCCGAGGCGCGAGTCGTTCAGAGCAAAGACAATCCGTGCGTATTCAAGGGAGCAGCCAAGACCACAATGGCTTTCTCGCAAGAAAAGCAGCGGAGGATTGTTAGAAAAGCTTTTAGAAAGTTGGACAAAATTAACAAAAAGAGAGAAGAGACTTTTCCTAAGGATAAATCCTCAGTTGAGAAATTGGAAACGTTGGTGCACTTAGTTATCTCGCAAGATCACACCATCCGCCAGCAGATCCAAAGGATCAAAGAGTTGGATAGGGATATAGAAAGGTATGAGGCAAAAGTGCACTTTGACAGAATTAAGAGACATGGTATCAATTATGTGCAGGACACATACATGGTGGAATCGAGCGTGGAGGCTGATCCAATAGAGGACGTCCCACGTTCAGCGGAGGCTATTGCGCAGTTTGAGGAGTACGCGCGTAGGTGCGAGGAGGTCCTGCGACTTCAGGAGGAGTTGACAGAGCGCGAGGCTCTCATGGAATGCATCACAGGTGAAATTCAGGAGGAGCTCAACCAAAGGTGGATGAAAAGACGGCAAGGTGAGCTGTCGGGCAAAGACACAGAAAGTATTGGGGAGTCTGTGGACATCCCCGTAGCTGCAGTGGCTCCACAGCCGGCATCACAGTCAGGCGCCGCCGCCCCAGAACCAGATGTGAACAGTCTATCAGAGAACGACTTGGTTTTAGAGGGGAAGATAATCAAAACAAAGCTGGATACCAGTTTATATATTGGTCTTCGTTTAAACACGGATTTAGAGGCTGTTAAGGGTGATTTGGACTTAAGCCAGGAGCTATGGGACGCGAAAGAAAAAGAACTAACGGATTTGCTCGCAAAAATGCACTCTATGAATTTAAATAAGGAAAAGTTACCCGAGGCTGATAAAGAACACTCTGGTGTCACTGAGACTGACATGTTGCCTTCCTTGGAGAAGAGCAGTGGGTGGGTGGAGCAGACCAGAGGTCTGTCCAAGACCTGCGACATGAACGACGAAGATTCAGACACGGGGCTGAGCTCCATGCATAGCCAGGACTCTGACAATACACCTGTGTGCGAATCACTGGTGTAG